A single genomic interval of Macaca nemestrina isolate mMacNem1 chromosome 14, mMacNem.hap1, whole genome shotgun sequence harbors:
- the LOC105477192 gene encoding hemogen codes for MDLGKDQSHLKHHQTLDPHQEENHSPEVIGTWSLRNRERLRKRKAEVQEKETSQWLFGEQKKRKQQRTGKGNQRGRKRQQNTQLKVEPQSQIEKEIVEKVLAPTEKKTEPLGSITKVFPSVASPQKVVPEEHFSEICEESIIHQENSSKYQEIAVQNHSSETCQHVAGPEDLSPKMYQEISVLQDNSSKICQDMVETEDNSPNACQVIAVIQDNPFKMYQDMAKREDLSPKMCQEAAVPKVLPCPTSEDTADLAGCSLQAYPKPDVPKGYILDTDQNPAEPEEYNETDQGKAEAEGFFPKTQEIAEPKDLSTKTHQESVEPKHLPHKTHTEIIVPKAPSHKTIQETPHSEDYSTEINQETPGSEKYSPETYQEIPGLEEYSPEIYQETPQLEEYSPEIYQETPGPEDLSTKTYKNKDVPKECFPEPYQETGGPQGQDPKAHQEDAKDVYTFPQETKEKPKEEPEIPAILNEIHPENDVYSYALF; via the exons ATGGATTTGGGAAAGGACCAATCTCATTTGAAGCACCATCAGACACTTGATCCTCACCAAGAAGAGAACCATTCTCCAG AAGTCATTGGAACCTGGAGTTTGAGAAACAGAGAACgacttagaaaaagaaaagctgaagtGCAAGAAAAGGAAACGTCACAATGGCTATTTGG AGAACAGAAAAAACGCAAGCAGCAGAGAACaggaaaaggaaatcaaagaggcagaaagagacaACAAAATACACAATTGAAGGTGGAGCCTCAGTCACAGATAGAAAAGGAAATAGTGGAGAAAGTACTGGCACCTACAGAGAAAAAAACTGAGCCACTAGGGAGCATAACCAAAGTATTTCCTTCAGTAGCCTCCCCGCAAAAAGTTGTGCCTGAGGAACACTTTTCTGAAATATGTGAAGAAAGTATTATACATCAGGAGAATTCTTCCAAGTACCAAGAAATAGCAGTACAAAACCATTCTTCTGAAACATGCCAACATGTGGCTGGACCTGAAGACCTCTCTCCTAAAATGTACCAAGAAATATCTGTActtcaagacaattcttccaaaatATGCCAAGACATGGTGGAAACTGAAGACAACTCTCCTAATGCATGCCAAGTAATAGCTGTAATTCAAGACAATCCTTTCAAAATGTACCAAGATATGGCTAAACGAGAAGATCTGTCTCCTAAAATGTGCCAAGAAGCTGCTGTACCCAAAGTCCTCCCTTGTCCAACATCTGAAGACACAGCTGATCTGGCAGGATGCTCCCTTCAAGCGTACCCCAAACCAGATGTGCCTAAAGGCTATATTCTTGACACAGACCAAAACCCAGCAGAACCAGAGGAATACAATGAAACAGATCAAGgaaaagctgaggcagaaggcttTTTTCCTAAAACACAAGAAATAGCCGAGCCTAAAGACCTTTCCACAAAAACACAccaagaatcagttgaacctaaACACCTTCCTCATAAAACACATACAGAAATTATTGTGCCTAAAGCTCCCTCTCATAAAACAATCCAAGAAACACCTCATTCTGAAGACTATTCAACTGAAATAAACCAAGAAACACCTGGGTCTGAAAAGTATTCACCTGAAACGTATCAAGAAATACCTGGGCTTGAAGAATATTCACCTGAAATATACCAAGAAACACCCCAGCTTGAAGAATATTCACCTGAAATATACCAAGAAACCCCGGGGCCTGAAGACCTCTCTACTAAGACCTATAAAAATAAGGATGTGCCTAAAGAATGCTTTCCAGAACCATACCAAGAAACAGGTGGGCCCCAAGGCCAGGATCCTAAAGCACACCAGGAAGATGCTAAAGATGTTTATACTTTTCCTCAAG aaacaaaagaaaaacccaaagaaGAGCCAGAAATACCAGCAATTCTGAATGAGATTCATCCAGAAAATGATGTCTATAGTTATGCTTTGTTTTAA